One Denticeps clupeoides chromosome 12, fDenClu1.1, whole genome shotgun sequence genomic window carries:
- the LOC114800974 gene encoding uncharacterized protein LOC114800974, which translates to MATLITHEMQKILMLVIVLKLVCSGHALTPQEWNNLQADNITRVEAGEEVILHCSEKHHFKTEWFGHRPGQAPFFKVSMKSEKEKPVFIWGNTLGINATWNPNNQSFNLNISNMTPSTEGFYYCTAGEGPSTVAGTVHSLLIKKEKNNFTSTVSPSTTNGSKMPDVLSSRCWVFTAGLCLASTAVTALGCWLCIKKKYSYGPENSQHNVQGDENQLQDEEGTLQYSTLHFSKQQKCHKNKNANQVDDGCVQYMESFTIM; encoded by the exons ATGGCAACACTCATCACACACGAGATGCAGAAAATTCTTATGCTTGTAATCGTGCTAAAAT tGGTTTGCAGTGGACATGCTCTCACCCCTCAAGAGTGGAATAATTTACAAGCTGACAACATAACAAGAGTAGAGGCTGGAGAGGAGGTCATTCTGCACTGCAGTGAGAAACACCATTTCAAGACTGAGTGGTTCGGGCACAGACCTGGCCAGGCGCCGTTCTTCAAAGTCAGCATGAAATCAGAGAAAGAGAAACCTGTATTTATCTGGGGCAATACATTAGGAATCAATGCAACATGGAATCCTAATAACCAGAGCTTCAACCTGAACATCAGCAACATGACTCCTTCTACAGAAGGCTTCTACTACTGCACCGCGGGAGAGGGACCTTCTACTGTTGCTGGAACTGTTCACTCGCTTCTTATTAAAA aaGAGAAGAATAACTTTACATCAACAGTGTCACCTTCTACAACCAATGGCTCTAAAATGCCAGACGTGTTGAGTTCAAGATGTTGGGTATTTACAGCTGGTTTGTGTTTAGCTTCTACTGCTGTGACGGCTTTGGGATGTTGGCTCTGCATTAAAA AAAAATATAGTTATGGGCCGGAGAATTCACAACACAATGTCCAAGGAGATGAAAATCAG TTGCAGGATGAAGAAGGaacattacagtacagtactttACACTTTTCCAAGCAacagaaatgtcacaaaaacaaGAATGCCAATCAAGTGGATGATGGATGCGTACAGTACA tggagaGCTTCACTATCATGTGA